A genomic window from Vitis riparia cultivar Riparia Gloire de Montpellier isolate 1030 chromosome 18, EGFV_Vit.rip_1.0, whole genome shotgun sequence includes:
- the LOC117906518 gene encoding esterase AGAP003155-like codes for MGSDGGVAMRKPRFLCLHGFRTSADILQKQVGKWPESVLGQIDLVFADAPFPSHGKSDVEGIFDPPYYEWFQFNKEFTEYTNFDECLAYIEDYMIKHGPFDGLLGFSQGAILSAALPGLQAKGLALTKVPKIKFLIIIGGAKLKSPSLAEKAYSSTIQCQSIHFLGETDFLRQYGIELLESFVDPLVIHHPKGHTVPRLDEKSLQIMLGFLERIQKMLPEKEEEVC; via the exons ATGGGAAGCGACGGTGGCGTAGCCATGAGGAAGCCCAGATTTCTATGCCTCCATGGCTTTCGAACCAGCGCTGATATTCTCCAGAAACAGGTCGGAAAGTGGCCGGAGTCGGTGCTCGGACAAATCGACCTCGTCTTCGCCGATGCCCCTTTTCCCTCTCATGGCAAATCTGATGTTGAAGGAATCTTCGACCCTCCTTATTACGAGTGGTTCCAATTCAATAAG GAGTTTACGGAGTACACGAACTTCGATGAGTGTCTTGCATACATTGAAGATTATATGATAAAGCACGGTCCGTTTGACGGGCTCTTGGGTTTCTCGCAG GGGGCAATATTATCAGCTGCTCTACCAGGGCTACAAGCTAAG GGTTTGGCCCTCACAAAGgttcctaaaataaaatttcttataattattggTGGAGCAAAACTGAAATCACCATCACTAGCTGAGAAAGCATATTCCTCTACAATTCAGTGCCAATCTATCCACTTTTTAG GAGAGACTGACTTCTTAAGGCAGTATGGGATTGAACTCCTGGAGTCATTCGTAGACCCTTTGGTGATTCATCATCCCAAGGGCCACACAGTACCCAGACTTG ATGAGAAGAGTTTGCAAATCATGCTTGGCTTCCTTGAAAGGATTCAAAAGATGCTGccagagaaggaagaagaagtgtGCTAA
- the LOC117906516 gene encoding pyridoxine/pyridoxamine 5'-phosphate oxidase 1, chloroplastic isoform X2, with the protein MWSFIGRSITMRCLTLPQSLPVSLLSINKTHVFRSGFSYPFWRSTVISFCSTSGVFTRMGDRGVSALQSFHNQDSISYLLQREAAEIDETLMGPLGFSVDQLMELAGLSVATSIAEVYRPSEYNRVLAICGPGNNGGDGLVAARHLHHFGYKPYICYPKRTPKPLYTGLVTQLESLSVPFLSVEDLPLDLSNDFDILVDAMFGFSFHGAPRPPFDDLIRRMICLHNYGQTRQKPPVIVSIDIPSGWHVEEGDIDGEGIKPDMLVSLTAPKLCAKKFSGPHHFLGGRFVPPFIVDKFKLHLPPYPGTAMCVRIGKPPQIDISALRENYISPEFLEEYVEADPMDQFRKWFDDAVAAGLKEPNAMALSTAGKDGKPYTNYGSRKAHEISENPHASLLFYWDGLNRQVRIEGPVQKVSELESEQYFHSRPRGSQIGAIVSKQSTIVPGRHVLHQEYKELENKFSDGSMIPKPKYWGGYRLKPELFEFWQGQQSRLHDRLQYSPEEINGKRVWRIDRLAP; encoded by the exons ATGTGGTCATTTATAGGCAGAAGCATTACAATGAGATGCCTGACTCTGCCCCAATCACTCCCTGTTTCTCTTCTTTCAATCAATAAAACCCACGTTTTCAGATCG GGCTTCTCCTATCCATTTTGGAGGTCCACAGTTATTTCCTTTTGTTCGACGTCTGGTGTATTCACGCGAATGGGGGATAGAGGTGTTTCAGCGCTACAGAGCTTCCACAATCAAGATTCTATATCGTATCTCTTGCAGCGGGAAGCCGCCGAGATTGATGAGACCCTTATGGGTCCTCTTGGTTTCAGTGTCGATCAGTTGATG GAACTGGCGGGGTTGAGTGTCGCTACATCAATTGCAGAG GTTTACAGACCCAGTGAATATAACCGTGTTCTGGCTATTTGCGGACCAGGGAACAATGGTGGTGATGGGCTGGTGGCTGCTCGTCATCTACATCATTTTGGATATAAACCATACATTTGTTATCCAAAGCGTACTCCCAAGCCTCTTTATACTGGTCTGGTTACTCAG TTGGAATCGTTGTCAGTACCTTTCTTGTCAGTGGAAGACCTACCATTGGACTTGTCAAATGACTTTGACATTCTGGTGGATGCGATGTTTGGATTCTCCTTCCATG GTGCTCCAAGACCACCTTTTGATGATCTGATACGGAGGATGATATGTTTACACAACTATGGTCAAACACGGCAGAAACCACCTGTCATTGTCTCCATAGATATTCCATCAGGGTGGCATGTTGAAGAGGGAGATATTGATGGTGAAGGCATTAAACCTGATATGCTG GTTTCTTTAACTGCTCCAAAGTTGTGTGCCAAAAAATTTTCTGGTCCACACCACTTTCTGGGTGGTAGATTTGTTCCACCATTTATTGTGGATAAATTTAAGCTTCACCTTCCACCATATCCTGGAACTGCCATGTGTGTTCGAATTGGAAAGCCTCCACAAATTGACATATCAGCTCTCAGAGAGAACTATATTTCTCCAGAGTTTCTTGAGGAGTACGTGGAAGCTGACCCCATGGATCAG TTTCGCAAATGGTTTGATGATGCAGTGGCTGCTGGCTTGAAGGAACCAAATGCCATGGCCTTGTCAACTGCCGGCAAGGATGGAAAACC GTACACCAATTATGGAAGCCGAAAGGCACACGAAATATCTGAAAATCCTCATGCATCACTTCTTTTCTACTGGGATGGTCTTAATCGACAG GTAAGAATTGAAGGACCTGTCCAGAAAGTTTCTGAGTTGGAGTCTGAGCAGTACTTCCATAGTCGTCCACGAGGAAGTCAGATTGGAGCTATTGTTAGCAAGCAG AGTACTATAGTTCCTGGAAGGCATGTTCTCCACCAAGAATACAAAGAATTAGAGAACAAATTCTCTGATGG AAGTATGATTCCAAAACCTAAATACTGGGGAGGATACAGGCTGAAACCTGAGCTTTTCGAATTTTGGCAAGGACAGCAATCTCGCTTGCATGACAG GTTGCAATATTCACCTGAAGAGATCAATGGAAAACGAGTATGGAGAATTGATCGGTTGGCACCCTGA
- the LOC117906835 gene encoding transport inhibitor response 1-like protein, whose translation MSEDRNEMPEPEVDTRRREIAGVLTGEFQSPSPDQVLENVLENVLLFLTSRRDRNAVSLVCKSWYRAEALTRSDLFIGNCYAVSPRRAIERFRRVRSVVLKGKPRFADFNLMPPNWGAYFTPWVTAMATSYPWLEKVYLKRMFVTDRDLELLAQSFPAFKELVLVCCDGFGTSGLAGIASKCRQLRVLDLIEDEVTDDEVDWISCFPESGTCLESLIFDCIECPINFEALERLVARSPSLRKLRLNRYVSIGQLYRLMIRAPQLTHLGSGSFSSSDIVAQGDQEPDYISAFAACKSLVCLSGFREIIPDYLPAIYPVCANLTSLNFSYANINTEQLKSVICHCHKLQIFWVLDSVCDEGLQAVAATCKELRELRVFPIDAREDSEGPVSEVGLQAISEGCRKLQSILYFCQRMTNAAVIAMSKNCPDLVVFRLCIMGRHRPDHITGEPMDEGFGAIVMNCKKLTRLAISGLLTDKAFSYIGKYGKLVRTLSVAFAGDSDMGLKYVLEGCPKLQKLEIRDSPFGDAALRSGLHHYYNMRFLWMSSCRLSRQGCEEIARAMPGLVVEVIRNENEEDKDGFEILYMYRSLESPRIDAPEFVTIL comes from the exons ATGAGTGAGGATCGAAACGAAATGCCGGAGCCGGAGGTTGATACGAGACGACGGGAGATCGCCGGAGTCCTCACCGGTGAATTCCAGTCGCCGTCCCCAGATCAAGTTCtcgaaaatgttttagagaacGTGCTCTTGTTCCTCACCTCTCGTCGCGACAGGAACGCGGTCTCACTGGTCTGCAAATCGTGGTACCGTGCGGAGGCGCTCACCCGATCCGACCTCTTCATCGGAAACTGCTACGCCGTGTCGCCTCGCCGCGCGATCGAGCGGTTCAGGCGGGTGAGGTCCGTGGTGCTCAAGGGGAAGCCGCGGTTCGCCGACTTTAACCTGATGCCTCCGAATTGGGGTGCTTACTTCACCCCTTGGGTAACGGCCATGGCCACCTCCTACCCGTGGCTCGAGAAGGTTTACCTGAAGCGGATGTTTGTTACCGATCGGGATTTGGAGCTTCTAGCTCAGTCCTTCCCTGCCTTTAAAGAGCTTGTGCTCGTTTGTTGTGACGGCTTCGGTACCAGTGGACTAGCCGGGATTGCAAGCAAGTGCAG GCAACTCAGAGTGCTTGATCTGATTGAGGATGAGGTTACTGATGATGAGGTGGATTGGATTTCTTGTTTCCCAGAGAGTGGTACTTGCCTTGAATCTTTGATTTTTGACTGCATTGAATGCCCTATAAATTTTGAGGCGTTGGAGCGTCTGGTGGCTAGATCTCCTTCGTTGAGGAAGCTTAGGTTGAATCGGTATGTTTCAATTGGGCAACTATATCGCCTAATGATTCGAGCTCCGCAGCTCACACATCTTGGTTCGGGTTCATTCAGCTCCTCAGACATTGTAGCTCAGGGTGATCAAGAACCAGATTACATCTCAGCTTTTGCAGCTTGCAAATCCTTAGTTTGTCTCTCAGGGTTTAGGGAAATAATACCGGATTACCTACCTGCAATCTATCCAGTTTGTGCTAATCTCACTTCTCTTAATTTCAGCTATGCCAATATTAACACAGAACAGCTCAAATCAGTCATCTGCCACTGCCATAAACTGCAGATTTTCTGG GTTCTTGATTCAGTCTGTGATGAAGGACTTCAGGCTGTTGCTGCAACATGCAAGGAGCTacgtgagcttagggttttcCCCATTGATGCTCGTGAGGATAGTGAGGGCCCTGTTTCTGAAGTGGGTCTGCAAGCAATTTCTGAGGGCTGTAGGAAGCTGCAATCTATTTTGTATTTCTGCCAGCGGATGACAAATGCAGCTGTGATAGCCATGTCCAAAAACTGCCCTGACCTGGTGGTGTTTCGTCTTTGTATAATGGGCCGGCACCGGCCTGACCATATTACAGGAGAACCCATGGATGAAGGATTTGGAGCCATTGTCATGAACTGTAAGAAGCTCACGAGGCTTGCCATATCTGGTTTACTAACCGACAAAGCTTTCAGTTATATTGGAAAATATGGGAAATTAGTTCGGACCCTGTCAGTTGCTTTTGCTGGAGACAGCGACATGGGGCTGAAATATGTGCTTGAGGGCTGCCCCAAATTGCAGAAACTTGAGATCAGAGATAGCCCCTTTGGAGATGCGGCTCTGCGATCTGGTTTACACCACTATTACAATATGAGATTCCTCTGGATGTCCTCCTGTAGATTATCTCGCCAAGGATGTGAGGAGATTGCACGAGCAATGCCTGGTCTAGTGGTGGAAGTGATTAGGAATGAGAACGAGGAGGATAAGGATGGTTTTGAGATATTATATATGTATCGCTCTCTTGAAAGCCCAAGGATTGATGCACCTGAATTTGTGACAATTCTGTAA
- the LOC117906516 gene encoding pyridoxine/pyridoxamine 5'-phosphate oxidase 1, chloroplastic isoform X1, producing the protein MWSFIGRSITMRCLTLPQSLPVSLLSINKTHVFRSGFSYPFWRSTVISFCSTSGVFTRMGDRGVSALQSFHNQDSISYLLQREAAEIDETLMGPLGFSVDQLMELAGLSVATSIAEVYRPSEYNRVLAICGPGNNGGDGLVAARHLHHFGYKPYICYPKRTPKPLYTGLVTQLESLSVPFLSVEDLPLDLSNDFDILVDAMFGFSFHGAPRPPFDDLIRRMICLHNYGQTRQKPPVIVSIDIPSGWHVEEGDIDGEGIKPDMLVSLTAPKLCAKKFSGPHHFLGGRFVPPFIVDKFKLHLPPYPGTAMCVRIGKPPQIDISALRENYISPEFLEEYVEADPMDQFRKWFDDAVAAGLKEPNAMALSTAGKDGKPSSRIVLLKGVDKDGFVWYTNYGSRKAHEISENPHASLLFYWDGLNRQVRIEGPVQKVSELESEQYFHSRPRGSQIGAIVSKQSTIVPGRHVLHQEYKELENKFSDGSMIPKPKYWGGYRLKPELFEFWQGQQSRLHDRLQYSPEEINGKRVWRIDRLAP; encoded by the exons ATGTGGTCATTTATAGGCAGAAGCATTACAATGAGATGCCTGACTCTGCCCCAATCACTCCCTGTTTCTCTTCTTTCAATCAATAAAACCCACGTTTTCAGATCG GGCTTCTCCTATCCATTTTGGAGGTCCACAGTTATTTCCTTTTGTTCGACGTCTGGTGTATTCACGCGAATGGGGGATAGAGGTGTTTCAGCGCTACAGAGCTTCCACAATCAAGATTCTATATCGTATCTCTTGCAGCGGGAAGCCGCCGAGATTGATGAGACCCTTATGGGTCCTCTTGGTTTCAGTGTCGATCAGTTGATG GAACTGGCGGGGTTGAGTGTCGCTACATCAATTGCAGAG GTTTACAGACCCAGTGAATATAACCGTGTTCTGGCTATTTGCGGACCAGGGAACAATGGTGGTGATGGGCTGGTGGCTGCTCGTCATCTACATCATTTTGGATATAAACCATACATTTGTTATCCAAAGCGTACTCCCAAGCCTCTTTATACTGGTCTGGTTACTCAG TTGGAATCGTTGTCAGTACCTTTCTTGTCAGTGGAAGACCTACCATTGGACTTGTCAAATGACTTTGACATTCTGGTGGATGCGATGTTTGGATTCTCCTTCCATG GTGCTCCAAGACCACCTTTTGATGATCTGATACGGAGGATGATATGTTTACACAACTATGGTCAAACACGGCAGAAACCACCTGTCATTGTCTCCATAGATATTCCATCAGGGTGGCATGTTGAAGAGGGAGATATTGATGGTGAAGGCATTAAACCTGATATGCTG GTTTCTTTAACTGCTCCAAAGTTGTGTGCCAAAAAATTTTCTGGTCCACACCACTTTCTGGGTGGTAGATTTGTTCCACCATTTATTGTGGATAAATTTAAGCTTCACCTTCCACCATATCCTGGAACTGCCATGTGTGTTCGAATTGGAAAGCCTCCACAAATTGACATATCAGCTCTCAGAGAGAACTATATTTCTCCAGAGTTTCTTGAGGAGTACGTGGAAGCTGACCCCATGGATCAG TTTCGCAAATGGTTTGATGATGCAGTGGCTGCTGGCTTGAAGGAACCAAATGCCATGGCCTTGTCAACTGCCGGCAAGGATGGAAAACC GTCATCACGGATTGTACTGCTAAAGGGGGTCGATAAGGATGGTTTTGTCTG GTACACCAATTATGGAAGCCGAAAGGCACACGAAATATCTGAAAATCCTCATGCATCACTTCTTTTCTACTGGGATGGTCTTAATCGACAG GTAAGAATTGAAGGACCTGTCCAGAAAGTTTCTGAGTTGGAGTCTGAGCAGTACTTCCATAGTCGTCCACGAGGAAGTCAGATTGGAGCTATTGTTAGCAAGCAG AGTACTATAGTTCCTGGAAGGCATGTTCTCCACCAAGAATACAAAGAATTAGAGAACAAATTCTCTGATGG AAGTATGATTCCAAAACCTAAATACTGGGGAGGATACAGGCTGAAACCTGAGCTTTTCGAATTTTGGCAAGGACAGCAATCTCGCTTGCATGACAG GTTGCAATATTCACCTGAAGAGATCAATGGAAAACGAGTATGGAGAATTGATCGGTTGGCACCCTGA